Genomic window (Bacillota bacterium):
GAATATTGCTGTTCAAAACATAAATTTGATTATCAAATAAAATTGTTCAGGCCAAAGTGTATTGAATGTGAAAATTTTATCCCGGCAGATGATACAAAAGAATGCAGTTTGAGATTGTGTAAATTATTCTCCGTAAGGCAGTATGACGGAAAACAAAAAAATGCTTGTTCCAGATTCATAGCAAAATTATGAAGATAATGTCCATTTGAGTGGTCCGATTCAATTCAGCAATTACGTTTACTCACGTTCTGATATAGATTTCACTATTTTACACTGTAAATATTGACAATAACATTTAAGCATAATATAATTTGTTTAAGTAATTACTTAAACAAATTATTGAGGTGTGCACACAATGGACGAATTCCTGGGAATTTTAAAAGCCCTGGCGGATGAAACACGGCTCAAAATTGTTACTCTGCTTTTAAGCCATGATTTTTGTGTAGGTGCATTGGCAAAGCGGCTTGATATTTCGGAAGCTGCTGTATCCCAGCATCTGCAGGTGTTAAGAAAGGCTGGAGTTGTGAGGGGTGAAAAGCGGGGATACTACACGCATTATTGGGTTGACCGGGAAGTACTGAAAAAGGCAGCTGAAAAGCTATTGGAATTGGCATCCCGAATACCGGATTGTGAAGACGGCTGCCGTAAACATATGCCAGGAGAACATCAATGCTGTAGAAAGGAGGGGCAAAACGATGTGTGACTGCAAATGTCAAAAGCCTGAATTAAAGCCCGCAAGCGGCAAATGCAGCGAGCAGCAAATTAAGGAATTTTACGGGGATGAAAAAGAACATCCTTGCGACTGTGAAAATAAATAGCATTATCCTGAGGATAGGAGCAGTTCCTTTTTGCAAGGTGGAAAGGATACTGCTCATTTTTCTGACATTTCAAAGAAGGAGGAAGGTACTTTGAATATATTAGAGGTCAAGGGGTTAACCAAAAACTATGGAGACTTTATGGCAGTCAAAGGTGTCGATTTCTCCATTGAAAAAGGTGAAATTTTCGGATTTTTGGGTCCGAACGGTGCGGGAAAAACCTCAACCATCAACATGCTTACCGGACTTGCAAGACCGACTTCCGGCTCCATAACTCTGTCAGGGGTTGACTGTATAAAAAATATCAAAAAGGCACAGCATATGATCGGTATCGTACCGGATGATAGTAATTTGTATGAAGAGATGAATGGGTTCGATAACCTGACTTTTTGTGCATCCCTGTACGGCATGGAAAAGTCTAAAAGGGAACGACGGGCAAAGGAACTATTGGAACAATTCGGCCTTGCCGATATGGGCAGGAAGCCCTTTAAGGCATATTCCAAAGGGATGAAGCGAAAGCTGACTATTGCTGCGGGGATTATCCATGAACCGGAAATACTCTTTTTAGATGAACCCACCACCGGGATTGACGTAGAAAGTGTAAGGCAGATACGAAAGCTGATTTTAACCTTAAATACCAAAGGGACAACGATTTTCTTAACC
Coding sequences:
- a CDS encoding winged helix-turn-helix transcriptional regulator, with amino-acid sequence MDEFLGILKALADETRLKIVTLLLSHDFCVGALAKRLDISEAAVSQHLQVLRKAGVVRGEKRGYYTHYWVDREVLKKAAEKLLELASRIPDCEDGCRKHMPGEHQCCRKEGQNDV
- a CDS encoding ABC transporter ATP-binding protein, whose product is MAVKGVDFSIEKGEIFGFLGPNGAGKTSTINMLTGLARPTSGSITLSGVDCIKNIKKAQHMIGIVPDDSNLYEEMNGFDNLTFCASLYGMEKSKRERRAKELLEQFGLADMGRKPFKAYSKGMKRKLTIAAGIIHEPEILFLDEPTTGIDVESVRQIRKLILTLNTKGTTIFLTTHYIEEAERLCHRIGFIVDGNVVKTGTVDELMMEVQKENVVQFTLEKGAMPLKDALMSVFPDFIVNIIDNHTVRIHSSSKVNLMPFMKFFDDNDVMVHEAKIIRPSLEDVFVKVTGIGLDKMKKEKEGGKMK